From the Hypomesus transpacificus isolate Combined female chromosome 24, fHypTra1, whole genome shotgun sequence genome, the window ttagtgaccattagtgacaatattaatttattttgaaaaaaatggAGACCCCCTTCAAATTTTGCTTTTGAGGCTTGCAGGGGGGCTCATGGGGTAATCGGGGGGGTCGAgcccccccggacccccccGTATTTCGCACACCGATGTTCACCAAACATTGTGACATTCTGCAAAATCAGAAATCACCAACAGTAGATgactaatgactaaatgtagttgTCCCTGTGACACACTGTAACTGCCAGACTCTGTTGTGCAATCATTACATTTCTCTCCTAAAATATAACTATAAtttgtaacaaaaaaaaaaatgctcacATGCTGTAACTGATTTATCTATGGGTTGGAGAATGTGCATAATGTTGCTCTGCATCAACAACAAACAGACCTCACTGTGTGCTGTGAAGATCAAATgtggccactagatggcaggCTTGATagatggaaaaaaagaaaatatataactTTCACTATCTAATCcttcagaatgtttttttgCAATGTCACCCTCCCTTGAGTTCTGAGGAAAGACACCATAACCTTATTTCATTTAAgataatataaatatttattctTTCATTTCCATCTCTGATATGTTTACATGCACGCCAAACAATCTCAGTGTTGGATAATGAGGTCGTTCATCTCTCAGGTTGGTGGACATGTTTACCGCTGGGTCCAGTTTTTTCatatcagtcagtcagtcagttcgGTCGGTCAAATGCTCACCACTACTAGAGATGCAAGCCACATTCATTGGAGATATTATGGGCACAAGGAGCAAATATATGGACATCAATCCGTGAGTTTCTCCCACCCAGCAGGAATAAAATGGAAAGCAGAAATACAGTACAGAACATGAGGTCAAACAGTCTTCATACAGAATATTCTGATACCGTGTCCTTGGAATGGATGGGGCAGTTTAAGACCTCATTTAATTAAACTACATATTTCTCGCTTTGTTCTCAAGGCCCAAAATGTAAAGACTCATTAATAATTTTGACAAATGTtaaaatatcaaatcaaatggCCATACTTTCAGGGTCAGTACCAACAGTCCGGAGCATGCCATCTTCAGAACCTGTCATGTTGAGCGTATGGGGTGAAATAACTAGTGACAGCAGCGTTCCTGAGAGACGGCATCAATAGGCAACTTCTGAAAACACTCCAGAACAAAAGCAAAACAGTGACACAACACTCTGAAATATACGATAGCGTGTACAAACACATTAGTCAGTGACggattcttctctctctttgtacacATCAGTAGTGACGTACAGAACATCATAGATCATGGGGACAAGCCATTTTTgtcttttatatatatatttacacaaaAGGGTTGCTCTGGTTCAGAGTTAGATTAACAAGTTTCAAATTCCTTTGAAATCATTCAAGTTATGTATATCGTGAGCAAGTTTGCACAAGAAACTTGTAAGAACCGTGAATGCATATTGACTTTTTCATAACACAGCATCAAGTCATGCATAGAGAGACTATACTGAGAATACAATGGCTACATAACAGACTTTAAAGGATCACGGtactgccagtgtgtgtgtgtctgtgtctgtgtctgtgcatgtgtacatTAATGAAAGAAGAGTCAAATCTCTTTGGACCAAAACCAAGCCACAACCTGGGAATGAAGAGAATCAAAGATGTTTGGATATTGTTTACTCTGTATACTGCTTACATGGACAATCCAACAAACAAAATTGCCTTCTGTTGCTGCCCCTCCTCTTACGAACGTCTTTCTCAGGTCACAGACCGTAGCTTTCAAACCGACGAGTCCCTGGACGTGGCCGTGACAGTTTTCACAATATCCGTTGAAGCCCgactcatacacatacatgcatacacatactCGATATTCCCCGTAAACCCATTCCCTGAAACTACAGATGAGTGTTCCAGACCAACAGGAACCTAAATGAACATAaacatgaaaacaaacaaacacttgaAAAGGCATGATTACGCCAGACCACAAGGAACGGTCGTGTGAGTCTTtcgaaaaaacaaaaaaagattttgGCCCCAGATCTCTATCCCAAGCCAGGAGGAGACCCCCTCTGATACACTCCTCTAGTCTGCatctcaccctcctcttcttcctgtacacatccctcacatcctccacccatctcttcttctctccgcACACCTGGCCTGACGTGGTGGTTGGAGTGTTGTTGCTTCGGCCAGGCTCCTAATGTGTAGCTTCCAGAAGCCTGGTGACGTGTGCTGGGCGAGTGTttactgtgtgcgtgcgtgtgtgtcgtaTCTCTGTACAAGGAGGAGGGGGTCGTCTACGGTGTGTCTGCCCATCAAAGCTTCCAGGCCTACTTGTGGGTCCTCTGGAAATAGAGGGGGGAGTCGTCAAACAGAGGGTTCTTCACTTCCATCTCTCCAGTCTGAATGGGAAGAGAAAGGGAAGTAGGAGAAACAGTTCAGTGAAGtcctataaacacacacccttctgattctgaatgtCCCCTCAGGCAAATGGCTCATCCGAATAAAGTGAAACTAGAAAATGTCTGTGTAAAATCAGTAAGTTGGCGAGCTAAGTGTCGGACAGAAGGCTGTGCTGTAACGGTTTGGTGTAACGGTCTGGTGTAACGGTCTGGTGTAACGGTCTGGTGTGGGCTCACCGGGGCAAGGCCGGGGCACTCGTACACGGTGAAATCTCCGTCCTCGTTCTCCTCATCCGACGTGGCGCCCGAGTCCGGGACCTTTGGCTCATCCCTGTGTCTGGAGCACAAGCCATGGGAAACGGTTACAGAGGAACTTTAACCTATCAAGTCTCTAGTAGAGGATGATccatggcaggcagacaggcagacaggcaagcagacaggcagacagtcaggcagacaggcagacatataGAAAGAAAGACAAGCAGGCACatatgcaggcaggcaggcagatagtaagaaagacagacaggcaggcaaacacaaagacaggcagacaggcagacaggcacacaggcaggaGGTGCCAGAGGGAATACGGGCAGACAGTAGACCACACAACACGTCAGACTCAGTCTGGACTTGAAAGGTCACTCACTTCCCCAGGGACAGCATCTGCTGTTTCTGGTGCTGGTAGTGGTACATCTGGGCACTCCGCGCCAGCTTCTTGTCTCCAGGCTGCGTGGCATGACAGATAGCATGAGCAGGGGCACAACACCTACCTGCCTCTTAACATGCCCTGATAAAGCGTTCATGATATCACTTCAAGATTCGATTTCCTGCCATACGAAAGCGCTCCTTTTCGcagacttttatccaaagtgacagatTTGAATCGGCGACCATCTGAACTGCAGTCAAACACTCTTTGCATACTATCCCATAAACCCATCACACAATGTACAACTCGAGTCATTTGGGAATGGTGATAAGGAAAAGGAAATCAGATAAAGTACATATTATAATAAATTATAGATTGACCTTATCCCTGTTTAGGATTTATTGAATAAATGAATCCTAAACAATAAACTGTGTGTATTTCccatctgtgtgttttgggcTGAACTCACCACATTGTTGTCATAGGACTGGGGTCCCATTCCACCATAGGCAGGGTAGTCAATCTTTTGCGCCAGGCGAACACCCTTCTGCAATCTGAAACATCCAACACCACAGATAGAGGAGGTAAGTATGGCCGCCAATATACAACCAATGTACAGAATGAGCCATTCAAGAAAAATGATGTGGAATACGAAATCAGACATGCGCAATACAAAACATGCGGAATGTTCAAATAGAATATTCTATAATCTGCACATCGGGGTCCTAATTGAAAAGGAAGTAAAACAACAGCAATGACTTGAAAACAAGTATTTATAAAGGTCTTTTGAGTGGCAAGTGCAACACCCATGGGGGAACTTTCAGGCAGCAGATGGGTTTTCATTGCTACTTCACATTTATATCGCTAGTCAGACTGACCTACTGAATGCAAATCGCTTCAGACACAAATGCGCCACAACCGTGACCCACATTCTGTACAGCAGTCAGCAGTGTCATGCCTGTTATGAGCACAACCCCAAACCCCCAAAATGCTTCAATACAATGCTAACACAGCAATCAATACAAATGCCTAAACAAGTATCACCTCAAAGTACTTAATAGGCTCTCTATGCAGTTTAACTAAAGCAAATCTGGAGAAAGAGACTACACAGAGAGAGCATGCGAGAGAGAATGAaggacagaaagatagagaggtaggtcgagagataaagagacatCATAGATTACCtgatccaacaggccccagctATGATCAAAGCCAGGGATCCTACCACGATGAAGACACTGGTCATGACTGTGGAGAGATACACAAACAGCATGAGAGACCGGCTGCGATGGGCCGCAGTCAAGGAAGACATGGCAGGGAGGAAGGTTTCCAAAactgggagagaagaggggcaaCAGGCACCAGGACAGGCAAGATgtatgaggaggaagagagaggaagtagACCGTCCAATCCCAGTTCAGGGATTTAAAAGACCTTGGCTGCATATAAATGAATTCTCAACACTAGGAACTAATAACGGTTTCGTTCATTCTACTCGTAAAAAACGTAGACTGCGTAGAAATTCATTCTCAACACTAGTAACTAATAATGGTTTGGTTCATTCACAGGCCCAATTGGATGTGAGGATCAGAACTGGAACATCATGCCTTCCCACCGACCCCACAAACATCTCTTCTTTCTTTGAATGGAGTATAGATAGGCTGCTCTCAACGGTTGTTATCATATGATCAGCAGCTTGTTCGTCTCCAGAAGAAGATGACGTCTGGTCTTTTCTATGTCAGAATATATGCACTGAACTGTCAGTATCAGTTTGGAGAAGAACAGTGTAATTCAAACAACCCCATTCCAAACAAGTCTCAATTATAATCTCAACATTCAAAATGAACAACAACATCAAGATGTGTTTTCGGAGCACAAGCGTGGCATTTCTTTCGAGTGAGAACCCTGAGGTGAAGTGATTCACCACGTGACAAACACAACATTGGTCATCGACCAAAAGCACGAGTCTGAAAGCTCTGAGACTTACTGAGGAACACATGCTCATCGGAGGGGTAAGGGGCGGTGATGGGGACGATTACAGGCCCGCCGCGGACCGAGTGGGCCTGGCTGTTCGTTGTGGGAGACGCCGTGCCGTTGGGCGGGGCGGAGGGGCCGCCGAGCGTGGCGGGCAGTACCGCCGTGGGCCCACTGGAGGCGCTGTGAGGTTTAGGCTCCTCCTTGGTTTTGGAGACATCctgagggggcggagctggAAGATGGAACAGAGAGCGTGTCAAGCAGGCTCGTCGGGACCCCCGAGACGCGCGTGTCGTCACGGTGTCACGCGTGGGAGGTGGAACGCCTGCACTGTTTGCGCGGCGCCGCTAAACAAATACAGTGTTGCGTGTGTCGAAGGATGGGAGAGCGAGGTTACCTTGGAGTTGGATGTCAGTCTCCTGCTGCTGGCTGATGATGGCGGACAGGAAGTCAATCTCTTGGTCGAGCTCGGGGAACGTGGCCACTTTatctggaggggaggaagatcACGGTCTCTCACTATCTAGGGGCTTCACCTCTGGTACTGTCCACAGTGCAGACAGAGGTAACACATCTGcttgtggagagaggaggatggttcaaatccccctgtaagtcgctttagatagaaacatctgctaaatgaatgaacaTTTTAGTACTTTAtttggaagagggagagatagatagatagatagagaaaaagagagaggaagagagagagaggaagagagagagagaaagagagaagtagaaagagagagagagagagagagagagagagagagaggtagagagagaggaagagagagagagagagagagagagagagagagagagagagagagagagagagagagagagagagagagagagagagagagagagagagagagagagagagagagagagagagagaaaaagagtgtaACTAATGCTTATCCACCATCTGGTTGATGGTAGGCTTGAGTCAGAGATCTCTAATCACTAATCACTCCCCCTACAGATCATCTCCACAGGCtctacacacagcacacagcaggcTCCAGATAACACGCATATCGTAGAACAAACACGCATATTGCAGAACAAAGACTATGTCATTCGTTCTAATTAGGACACAACACATTATTTTCTCTGAGTTGTGGACATAAGGTCACAGTCATTGCTCATAGGCACACTGTATCTAGCATCcactgtatttttattttattatgtttATAAAAGTGTGTTGGGCCATGTTGGTGGATCGATAGCTATACCCCAGGCCGCTGACTACGGGAAATACGAATCTCTCGCCCTCTGTGGCAGCCTCCACATGGGTGAACCTGAGATAGGGCAGCGGCCGTTAACAAAAGCACTGCCTCCCTCGTGTGGCGAAAGCACGTCATGGCACCCATCACGGCCCCATCCAAATCCAATCCTTGGCTATTATTTGAGCGCGTGTGCGGGGAAGTCTTTGCgtgggaagggaggaagggcaCGCGTGGTTGGGTGACAATCCTCGCGTGGGCACGTGGGCGTCTGTGACACGACGGGCGCGCCGTTCCCATGACGCTCTCTGCAGGCGCACAAACGCATCAGAGCGCACAGCATGAGCTGGCGAGGGGGCGCATGGGATGTGGTGCAGCATGTGAGGATGTTTGTGGTTAGGTTAGGTGAAGTGCGCAGTATTAGTGAGAGTGGGTGGATGAatgtggtacagtgtgtgtgtgtgagagagagattgtgtgcgtgtacagTGTGTATTTGTAAGAGTGGGCGGATGAGtgtggtgcagtgtgtgtgtgtgtgcgtttgcacgcatgtgagactgtgtgtgtgcgcgcgtgcagtATTAGTGAGAGTGGGTGAATGAGTGTGGTGCAGTGCGTGGGTGGACGGGTCAGCGCTCTACTGTCACGCAGTGCAGCTCTGAGAAGGGGGgcggagggagcgagggaggggtgATGAAGAGTCGTGGAAGAAGTGAGGttcgagaaaaagagagaggaagagagagagaggaagagagagagaggaagagagagagaggaagagagagagagagagagagagagagagagagagagagagagagagagagagagagagagagagagatagagagagaggaagagagagagaggaagagagagagaggaagagagaggtagagagagaggacgagagagagaggaagagagagagaggaagagagaggaagagcgagagaggaagagaaatgaagagaaagaggaagagaggtagagagagagaggaagagaggtagagagagagaggaagagagaggtagagagagaggaagagagaggtagagagagagaggaagagagaggtagagagagagaggaagagagaggtagagagagagaggaagagagaggtagagagagagaggaagagagaggtagagagagaggaagagagaggtagagagagagaggaagagagaggtagagagagagaggaagagagaggtagagagacggaAAATGCgaaataaaaaaggaaaagacCCCTCCCTCAGAATCATGAATGAAACCCGTCGCCAGGGCAACAGGGAGACgtgccaagtgtgtgtgttggtgagggggagggagggagggggtagggtgggggGGTAATGTGATTGAATACGTGGCTGGGGAAAGAACAGATCCTGTTCATCCCTTCCAGATGCAGCATGTTCCAGCTCGCATGGTGTTTTATAACACTCACCCTCACTGAGGGGCTAGCAAACGCCAATGCTAAACAGTGTGGAGGTCAGTGGGAGGCAGTGACACAGTTGAACCCACGCGACCACACGTCAACCTACCAAGTCTGCACGAGACACAACTATAGATCTGTAGACTAAGCTATGACTTGATATCTTTTGTACAATGGAATAACATCAGCCATGAGAAAGAACACCAAGCATTTCAAGATAAACCCCTCAAAAAAAGTTCGGAAACGttatttcggtcgattattcctccccttcaataataccacttggttttgtattttatatcgttGGGAAGCcagattagtcacctttacaacgaggtacaacttgtaaggatcgtgcattcgtggaatgagcaacacagctaaccgggTGGGTAGCGGCCCAAAAATTGTGCCCAAATCctctgcaatattcttctgttgatATTCACTCTCATTTTGAGTTGCTTGGTGGATTGGATAATTGCACTCTCCCATAGTAATaaggaaaaaactaaacataatGGCCATTTTTACATTCATTTGACACCGTCAGGGACCTCAGTAGCGTATGGAAGATCTTTACgcagccacaacagcttggcacctcctccttatgctggtcaccagcctggtcatacactgctgtgggatggcatcCCATTCCTCAACCAGGATTTGTCACAAGTCAGCCATCATGTTTGCGTTGGTCACTCTGGCACATACAGCATGCCCAAGCTGATCCCACTTGAagctcaaaacgagagtgaataccaacagaagaatattgcagagGATTTGGGCAATTTTGGGGGGGCCACTACCtacacggttagctgtgttgctcattccacgaatgcacgatccttacaagttgtacctcgttgtaaaggtgactaattaGGCTTCCCATCGAtacaaaatacaataccaattggtactATTGAAGGGGAGGACCTAAATAacctttccaaacttttttggaGGAGTTTATGTAGAAATAATTGTCCTATCTTCACGTCTGGTATTAATGAATACAGGACAAAGCGCAACCGGGGCTAGGATCTAATCACGGCAAACTGGGTTTTGAACCCAGTGCATGCTCAATGCAATGATGCGCCGCCGAGCGACGGTGGAGGGCAGCGACgagggagggacgagggagGACAAGCAGAGTAGACAGAGGGGAAAGAGCAACAGGATCTGCGtgggagagatgagaagagacCACACATAAAAGAGGTGTCTGTCCAGGCCCTGTCATTAAACCCACCCATGTGccacgagggagagagagggcggggggggggggggtgggggtgggatgaAGCGTGTGTGCGGCAGGGCGAGAGCTGGTAAAGGTTTACAGCCGATTGCAGCGGCGGCCAACACTTAATGAGTCCATTTTTGCCGTCGCCGGCCTAATACGCAGTCTATTTGTAATATCTCTCTGCTCTCTAACAACAACACGAGTGACACAGTGTTCCACAAAGTGCTTGTTTTGTGCCTCCCAGCAGCATCTGTGTGCTTTGTCCATCAAGGGAGTCTAAGAGGAATGGGAGGGAACGAAGGAAGGGAGTGATAAATAAAGCAGTAGATGGAGGAGGCGGGAAGAGAGAGCCGGTGACATTTGCTCCTATCATTCTGACCACTTTAGTGGGTAGGAGGCAGTTGGTGTGCCTgtcagaaagggggaggggcttgtgcCTGGGGGGAGATAGGACCCTCTCTTCCAGCTGCTCTGACGTGGTTCTGCGTCAcggctgtctgtctgagtggAGACCAACGCAAACGCTCCTCCAGAGCCAGCAGGGACAGTGCACGGACAGTCTCGTCACCCCAGGTCCACTGCAGCCCACTGATTTCAGCTTTTTTTTGGATGACACATCCAGACGCCACaaagcatttatttatttttctgcaGATGACTAGTCTCGTGAGCCTGCAGCTCTGCTACCCAAGCCCCAGAACCAACCCCCATTCCCCACGGACTCATTAACCCTTATGAGAAGCCCAGGTCTGTGGGGACTACAAGGTTGAAACTAACATGGTTTGTCTTGATACATAACATTGGGAAGCACGTTGAGCTTTCTCACGGCAACAGACCGCCCCCCCTCAAAAAACCCCCAACAACATTACTTTTGTGTGTTCTTGTATCACAGTTACAGTGGCTTTTCCGCGAGGGGCTGCATTTCGGACTCACCCACACGAGGGGCGTGCCTCCttttcaccacacacctgccGCGGGAGTTCTCCACcaagggggagaggcagggcccGCAGTCGGACTCCCCCGGCTGGCAGAAGTGTCGCCCGGCCCGGGCACAGTCTAGGCTTCGCGGGCACATGTGAGACCCTGCAGGGCACAGAGAGGACGGGGGAAGAGAACTTCATTAATCCTGTCGTACTTAATTTCATTTCTTGTCAGACATTTGTGACCGTCGAAAGAAATGTAAGctttaaaaaaaggaaaacacagcGAAAACACAAAGCCGAACGGCTCAGTTAGCCTCTCGGAATGTAATTTGATTTCATGTACGTGGCATAAAATTGAATAATTCATGTACTTTACAGGTGTCATGTATCAAGAGCGTGTGCCTCAGGTGAGAATGAAAAAGACGAAAAGAAAGTGGCAGGCGATAACTAAACACGGCGCATTGTAATTACTGGTGCCTGACTTCACACGTCTAAACGCCTCCAGCCTTTTCTCTACTGCTGCTCATTAAACAGCTTCACTACTCCCCTTCCGACATCTGAGAGGATCCACACGGACATGCGCTCTGCGACAGCTTAGGAAAAActcaataaaacaaaacaccGTCGACCCAATGCCTCGGAGCCTCCCTGTTCAGTTGTGGCAACGGAACTGATTAATAACGGACAAAGTTGTGCTCCGGTCAACCGAAGGTTAGGGATGATGCTTCAAGTCCTGCATCTGGTGAAGCGTCACAAGGTCTTTACTTTGACACTTACGGATGATCCCAGGGAAGACTAACCCAGTTCTTGGCTGGTGGTTTGGTGCTGTGATCATGGCCTGCTGTCTAAAGTGATGTATTGCAGTATGAGTCCGCAGGTGGCTGGAGAGATAAGGGAGCAGATGGAATGTCACCCCTGACTGAGAGGACTGGTGAGTCAGACCGCTTGAGGCCACGACAGCTTTGCATGGCCGTGTCTTGCTGGGTTGACTGTCCAGTGCTCAGACAGAGCCCATGAAGCTGGCCAGAGCCCACTCTTAGCGAGGTCAGTCACAAGCCAAGGTCGGCCATATGAAAGATTGTTTTGATCTGTATGCTGTCTTCCTTTCTGTTTAGGTTTGGTAAGCATTCAGCGGGATGCAGAAAGCTAGCGATTGGAGTAAGCTATCAATATTAACTCTCTGACTTCCACTTTGAAATGGCTCGATGCTTATCTGTCGAAGCCTAGGATACGGTTGCCATAACGACTGCCATGGCAACTGAGGCGGTGTGACATCATCAggtgtgagtcactgtgtgaACTCAAAAGCTAgagatggaagggggggggggtcttttgTTTCGAAACAGAGAAGCAAAGACGAAGGAAATGGAAACAAACTAAACTGAATAATTTATGTAAAATTCAGATAGTCTTTTTTTCCTTAATAGAAGGTAGGCAATTCTTTACCTTGAAGAAAACCTTGAACCCCATTTTAATTGTTAGGTCAGACCACTATGAAACAATATGCACAATGATATGTCTGAGTCATTTTCTGCTATTGTTAAAGTGGCCTGGAGTCATCTGAAAATGTTGAGCTTTTGCGTCCACATGTTACTGACTCATGTATATTctctttgtgagagagagagagagagagagagagagatcattagCCTACAGTAGTTGTCCATGGGTACTGAATTGGTTTGGCCAAAAGCCTCTAGCagttacaaacacacagtccacaCAGTGTTGCTCCTCCACCCTTGGCTCTGGGCGCGGCCAATACACTTAGGAGGAAAGCGACGAGAAAGCACAAGGAGTCTTCTCAGAATAGCAAATGAACAGCGAGCGCAGTGCCGTTTGTCAGGGCCTCCCTGATGAGATATGCCGTAGCGTGCAACGGCAGATCCATAGCAAGGATCGGCTGCTTGCTTGCATTTCTGCAAGGAACGCCATCTCTCCCCATTCATATCTACACGGCACACATGCAACCTGCAGTATCAAGTCAAACATACCTATAAATGCAAATGAGCCCATTCAAAGTAAAGGTTGCATGGTCAAACTACAATGTCTGTAAGATATATATGCAAAGCTTCACTACCAAATGACTAGGAGAGGAATGCATTAGTACAATATTTCCTATCTCACCAAACTGCCTCTTGAGGGTTGAACGCTGAAGACTTTTATGTCTATAAAGCTGATTGCAAAAGTCAGTTACATCTCAACTTTAAGTTGGACTTTGAAATGCCAAAAATGTCAGTCTGATTCAAACAAATTCACAGTTTATTTGATTGCCATTTAAC encodes:
- the npdc1b gene encoding neural proliferation differentiation and control protein 1, coding for MAALGGGIEHRPQAAHLIQAAVFAAIVALSTCMTGSHMCPRSLDCARAGRHFCQPGESDCGPCLSPLVENSRGRCVVKRRHAPRVDKVATFPELDQEIDFLSAIISQQQETDIQLQAPPPQDVSKTKEEPKPHSASSGPTAVLPATLGGPSAPPNGTASPTTNSQAHSVRGGPVIVPITAPYPSDEHVFLIMTSVFIVVGSLALIIAGACWIRLQKGVRLAQKIDYPAYGGMGPQSYDNNVPGDKKLARSAQMYHYQHQKQQMLSLGKHRDEPKVPDSGATSDEENEDGDFTVYECPGLAPTGEMEVKNPLFDDSPLYFQRTHK